One region of Triticum aestivum cultivar Chinese Spring chromosome 6B, IWGSC CS RefSeq v2.1, whole genome shotgun sequence genomic DNA includes:
- the LOC123133534 gene encoding protein EGG APPARATUS-1, whose amino-acid sequence MEALKQKAKDMVTTREGALGAVAVVAGAVGAYFFWPAGVAAGAMMKAPGAAGFLISRAAFLANPQLYFHLLRTAGPKAAAAAFL is encoded by the coding sequence ATGGAGgcgctgaagcagaaggcgaaggACATGGTCACCACGCGCGAGGGCGCGCTGGGAGCCgtggcggtggtcgccggcgccgTGGGCGCCTACTTCTTCTGGCCTGCCGGTGTGGCCGCCGGCGCCATGATGAAGGCCCCAGGCGCCGCCGGATTCCTCATCTCACGCGCGGCCTTCCTGGCCAACCCGCAGCTCTACTTCCATCTCCTGCGCACCGCCGGACCCAAGGCAGCGGCCGCCGCCTTCCTTTAG